A section of the Salmo salar chromosome ssa05, Ssal_v3.1, whole genome shotgun sequence genome encodes:
- the LOC106605999 gene encoding inward rectifier potassium channel 2, which produces MGAVRVKRRFSVVVDGLVDEEEVIKLALSVADTARVGGSTGGSGREHPSPSPTHNRNGKALPLQGNGSNARRPSGALEAGGGEGSMKGGGRSGLRGGRGGSLGRRGEGCSSSDRDSTLSSPSSSSRRPTRRSSRRPRHRFVGKDGRCNVTFVNMSERGQRYLSDLFTTCVDIRWRWMLVIFCLSFLLSWLLFGFAFWLIAAAHGDFAIRLNPSSGASSGGGDESGAGAVVEVEETCFVQVNSFMAAFLFSLETQTSIGYGFRSVTEACPLAVMAVVLQCIVGCIIDAFIIGAVMAKIAKPKKRNETLLFSDTAVVALRDGKLCMMWRVGNLRKSHLVEAHVRAQLLKPRVTPEGEFLPLDNEDINVGFDTGTDRIFLVSPVTIVHEINDESPFFEMDRRTLEGDAELEVVVILEGMVEATAMTTQCRSSYLASEILWGHRFEPVLFERKNCYQVDYSFFHRTYEIPSTPSCSAKELAEQKYTQGSRSSFCYENEVALQLVSPDNDPEGNPGGCPSPLTHRSSLSQPTHTN; this is translated from the exons ATGGGAGCGGTGCGTGTTAAGCGACGTTTCAGTGTGGTGGTTGACGGGCTGGTAGACGAGGAAGAAGTCATTAAGCTGGCTCTGAGTGTTGCTGACACGGCCAGGGTGGGGGGGAGCACGGGAGGCTCAGGGAGGGAACACCCCAGCCCCTCTCCCACACACAACCGAAATGGCAAAGCACTCCCCCTGCAGGGCAACGGCAGCAATGCACGGAGGCCCAGCGGAGCCctggaggcaggaggtggggaaggaTCGATGAAAGGAGGAGGGCGCTCAGGACTGAGGGGCGGGAGGGGCGGAAGtctggggagaaggggagaaggctGTTCGTCCTCGGACCGAGATTCAACACTGTCGTCCCCTTCCTCCTCAAGCCGCCGGCCCACCCGGCGCTCTAGCCGCCGGCCCCGCCACCGCTTTGTGGGCAAGGACGGGCGCTGCAACGTCACCTTCGTCAACATGAGCGAGAGGGGCCAGCGTTACCTCAGCGACCTCTTCACCACCTGTGTGGACATCCGCTGGCGTTGGATGCTAGTCATCTtctgcctctccttcctcctctcctggctgctCTTTGGCTTCGCCTTCTGGCTCATTGCCGCCGCACACGGGGACTTCGCCATCCGCCTCAACCCCAGCTCGGGTGCCTCTTCCGGGGGAGGAGATGAGTCCGGGGCAGGGGCGGTGGTGGAAGTGGAGGAAACGTGTTTCGTTCAGGTGAACAGCTTTATGGCGGCCTTCCTGTTCTCCCTGGAGACGCAGACGTCCATCGGTTACGGCTTCCGCAGTGTGACCGAGGCCTGCCCCCTGGCGGTGATGGCGGTCGTCTTGCAGTGCATTGTGGGCTGCATCATCGACGCCTTCATCATCGGAGCGGTCATGGCGAAGATCGCTAAGCCCAAGAAGCGTAATGAGACGCTGTTGTTCTCTGACACGGCAGTGGTGGCGCTGAGAGACGGGAAACTCTGCATGATGTGGAGGGTGGGGAACCTACGCAAGAGCCACCTGGTAGAGGCACACGTACGTGCACAACTATTGAAG CCGAGGGTGACCCCAGAGGGAGAGTTCCTCCCGCTGGACAACGAGGACATCAACGTGGGATTCGACACAGGAACCGACCGCATCTTCCTGGTTTCCCCGGTAACCATCGTCCACGAGATCAACGATGAGTCGCCGTTTTTCGAGATGGACCGTCGGACGCTGGAGGGCGACGCAGAGCTGGAGGTGGTGGTCATTCTGGAGGGTATGGTGGAGGCCACGGCCATGACCACACAGTGTCGCAGCTCCTACCTCGCCTCCGAGATCCTCTGGGGTCACCGCTTCGAACCTGTGCTCTTTGAGAGGAAGAACTGTTACCAG GTGGACTACTCGTTCTTCCACCGGACCTATGAGATTCCCAGCACACCCTCTTGCAGTGCTAAAGAGTTGGCCGAGCAGAAGTACACCCAGGGCTCACGCTCCTCCTTCTGCTATGAGAACGAAGTAGCCCTGCAGCTCGTCTCCCCTGACAATGACCCTGAGGGCAACCCTGGCGGCTGCCCCTCCCCCCTGACCCACCGATCCTCCCTCTCACAACCCACCCACACTAACTAG